The following are from one region of the Methanobacterium veterum genome:
- a CDS encoding TetR/AcrR family transcriptional regulator, with translation MSVSNWKEREREQRRNDILDAAETLFFSKGYDNVSMNGIAREVGLGKATLYIYFDNKEELFYAVVLRGVTILSTMIKEKVEKEDTGLEKLVAFKKAYNEFIRTYTDYFQAYNYFQSGRFDLSDMLHSDYSEIMMQSMLYSIHLPSNLLKVDANETIKEIFKLRKEIFVTLYNSIELGIKEGTIRSDVDPLKITAVQMLICENIGNLPFDFRMILKGQGVNYVKFSKDLDDFISQLYIKMDDKKDLD, from the coding sequence ATGTCAGTTTCAAATTGGAAGGAAAGGGAAAGAGAACAAAGGCGTAATGATATATTAGATGCTGCAGAAACCCTTTTTTTTTCAAAAGGATATGATAACGTTTCTATGAATGGTATAGCCAGAGAAGTTGGTCTAGGTAAAGCCACTCTATATATTTACTTTGATAATAAGGAAGAACTTTTTTATGCCGTAGTTTTGAGAGGGGTCACTATTTTAAGTACAATGATCAAAGAAAAAGTTGAAAAAGAGGATACTGGACTTGAAAAACTCGTTGCGTTCAAAAAGGCATATAATGAATTTATTAGAACATATACTGACTATTTCCAAGCTTATAATTACTTCCAATCAGGGAGATTTGATTTAAGTGATATGCTGCACAGTGATTATTCTGAAATTATGATGCAGAGTATGCTTTATTCTATACATCTTCCATCTAATTTATTAAAAGTTGATGCCAATGAAACTATAAAAGAAATTTTTAAGTTACGTAAGGAAATATTCGTTACTTTATATAACTCTATAGAACTAGGTATAAAAGAAGGAACAATACGATCTGATGTAGATCCTCTGAAAATAACAGCTGTACAGATGCTAATTTGCGAAAATATAGGTAATTTACCATTCGATTTTAGGATGATACTCAAAGGTCAAGGGGTCAATTATGTGAAATTTAGTAAAGACCTTGATGATTTTATAAGCCAGCTTTATATCAAAATGGATGATAAAAAAGATCTAGACTGA
- a CDS encoding TetR/AcrR family transcriptional regulator: MPIKSRKEREKEQRRKDIIDAAERLFFRTGYDNVSMNDISKEVELSKATLYLYFENKEELFFAIVLRGTRILNAMIREAVAAAENGIDKVAAFRVAYHKFTKDYPDYIHIYNYFQSGRFDMENIVNREYAEEISKDVRLYSIVHNTDFQLLPPVSEYTREIMSLRKERFDIMRDSLKIGIIDGTVRPDVDPVEVSILLSAISKSMSEVPPDHIRILESRGINSEKYFMDVENLLRHMIMNK; the protein is encoded by the coding sequence ATGCCCATAAAAAGCAGAAAAGAAAGGGAAAAAGAGCAGAGAAGAAAGGACATCATCGATGCCGCCGAAAGGTTGTTCTTTAGAACGGGATATGATAATGTTTCTATGAATGATATATCTAAAGAAGTTGAATTAAGTAAAGCAACGCTTTATCTTTACTTTGAAAATAAAGAAGAGTTATTTTTTGCTATAGTACTTCGAGGAACCCGTATATTAAATGCAATGATAAGAGAAGCAGTTGCAGCTGCAGAAAATGGGATTGACAAAGTTGCTGCATTTAGAGTTGCATATCATAAATTTACAAAAGATTATCCTGACTATATCCACATTTACAACTATTTCCAGTCTGGACGGTTTGATATGGAGAATATAGTAAATAGGGAATATGCAGAAGAAATCAGTAAAGATGTAAGGCTTTATTCTATAGTTCATAATACTGATTTCCAGCTTCTTCCTCCAGTAAGTGAATACACCCGGGAGATCATGAGCTTGCGTAAAGAAAGGTTTGATATCATGCGTGATTCCCTTAAAATTGGCATAATTGATGGAACTGTTAGGCCGGATGTAGATCCTGTAGAAGTTTCTATTTTATTATCTGCAATTTCTAAAAGTATGTCAGAAGTACCCCCTGATCACATAAGAATTCTGGAAAGCAGGGGAATTAACAGTGAAAAATATTTTATGGATGTTGAAAATCTTTTACGCCATATGATCATGAATAAATAG
- a CDS encoding SAM-dependent methyltransferase, protein MKKNTTENEGKEFNDLMEYAREISSQYKGDKRKFEELKTEIGQAELIANVRAYESSKSEDERICYDPLAIHFINPKMWEVLVEHPEMAADTEAGINSIVSRVRYLDDIVKKSVKEGLEQLVILGAGFDTRAYRIEGLENVNVFEIDHPTTQQYKTLKIKEMFQSNLENVVYVPVDFESEKISEELFKKGYNASLKTLFIMEGFIYYITPEAVAETLSFIVKNSGKGSAVVFDYLLDSGVKEGNKQRPDANIFKFGIKENGLEEFLGQFGFSDIQGSTTKDLKKLYYQGKNENRFPSEKILYFAVAEV, encoded by the coding sequence TTGAAAAAAAATACAACAGAAAATGAAGGGAAAGAGTTTAATGATTTAATGGAATATGCCAGAGAGATATCAAGCCAATATAAAGGAGATAAAAGAAAATTTGAAGAATTAAAAACTGAAATTGGTCAAGCTGAATTAATTGCAAATGTAAGGGCATATGAGTCTTCTAAAAGCGAAGATGAACGTATTTGTTATGATCCATTGGCAATTCATTTTATAAATCCTAAGATGTGGGAAGTTCTCGTTGAACATCCGGAAATGGCAGCTGATACTGAAGCAGGTATTAATTCAATTGTAAGTAGAGTTAGGTATTTGGATGACATTGTGAAAAAATCAGTCAAGGAAGGGCTTGAGCAACTGGTAATATTAGGAGCTGGATTTGATACTCGAGCTTATAGGATTGAGGGACTGGAAAATGTTAATGTCTTCGAAATTGATCATCCAACCACCCAACAATATAAAACCCTAAAAATCAAAGAAATGTTCCAATCTAACTTAGAAAATGTGGTATATGTACCTGTTGATTTTGAATCGGAAAAAATCAGTGAAGAATTATTTAAGAAAGGTTACAATGCTTCATTAAAGACTCTTTTCATTATGGAAGGATTTATTTATTACATTACCCCAGAGGCTGTTGCCGAAACACTTTCTTTTATAGTGAAAAATTCAGGTAAGGGTAGTGCTGTAGTATTTGATTATTTACTTGATTCTGGAGTTAAGGAAGGAAATAAGCAGAGACCCGATGCTAATATCTTTAAGTTTGGCATTAAGGAAAATGGACTCGAGGAATTCTTAGGCCAGTTTGGATTTTCAGATATACAAGGTTCAACCACTAAAGATCTTAAAAAGTTATATTATCAGGGTAAAAACGAAAACAGATTTCCGTCTGAAAAAATTTTATATTTTGCTGTTGCCGAGGTTTAA
- the mcrG gene encoding coenzyme-B sulfoethylthiotransferase subunit gamma, translated as MSYEAQYTPGKTKIAENRRNHMNPDYELKKIREVADEDIVKILGHRNPGEGYKTVHPPLEEMDFELDMMKELVEPIPGAKEGVRTRYVQFADSMYNAPAQPYDRARTYMWRFRGVDTGTLSGRQVVEIRELDLEKMSKTLIETELFDPAKTGIRGATVHGHSLRLDENGLMFDALQRYVYNEEDGQVSYVKDQVGRPLDEPVAVGEPLDDEHLSEITTIYRYDNVSMRDDEEAIEVVETIHDARTKGGYGLGVFKNDLKCKLGDD; from the coding sequence ATGTCGTATGAAGCTCAATACACACCTGGAAAAACAAAAATTGCTGAAAATCGTAGGAACCATATGAACCCTGATTATGAACTCAAAAAGATCAGGGAAGTAGCAGATGAAGATATAGTTAAAATTTTAGGTCACAGAAACCCTGGGGAAGGATACAAAACAGTACACCCTCCTCTTGAAGAAATGGACTTTGAATTAGACATGATGAAAGAACTCGTGGAACCTATTCCTGGTGCAAAAGAAGGTGTCAGGACCAGATATGTCCAATTTGCAGATTCCATGTACAACGCTCCAGCACAGCCTTATGACAGGGCTCGAACCTACATGTGGAGGTTCAGAGGAGTAGACACAGGTACTTTATCTGGAAGACAAGTTGTAGAAATCAGGGAACTTGACTTAGAAAAAATGTCTAAAACTTTAATTGAAACTGAATTATTCGACCCTGCAAAAACAGGTATAAGAGGTGCAACCGTACACGGGCACTCATTAAGACTCGATGAAAACGGTTTAATGTTTGACGCACTTCAGAGATACGTTTACAACGAAGAAGACGGTCAAGTATCCTATGTTAAAGACCAAGTAGGAAGACCTCTTGACGAACCTGTAGCTGTAGGAGAACCATTAGATGATGAACATCTATCAGAAATTACCACCATCTACAGGTACGATAACGTAAGCATGAGAGATGATGAAGAAGCAATTGAAGTAGTCGAAACCATACACGACGCTAGAACAAAAGGCGGATATGGATTAGGCGTATTCAAAAACGATTTAAAATGTAAATTGGGTGATGACTAA
- the mcrD gene encoding methyl-coenzyme M reductase operon protein D, translating into MNEIKAVDVKIFPHRLLKPKTTEKILNSIMDLDGILRVLVNGKSLPRVVGYGPAKGTIVNHEDRKVIKVKEENFELLVSVGEIIVTVNHEKLDSFKEELEKILSDALNFRYDVSVGIFTKTNITVSDYMKYGIGFDKSIDPRLIGMVDPSAKSSETVRLIGD; encoded by the coding sequence ATGAACGAAATTAAAGCTGTGGATGTTAAAATATTTCCCCACAGACTTTTAAAACCCAAAACAACTGAAAAAATACTGAACTCTATAATGGACCTTGATGGAATTTTAAGGGTTCTTGTAAATGGTAAATCTTTACCACGAGTTGTGGGGTACGGACCTGCAAAAGGAACTATCGTAAATCACGAAGATAGAAAGGTTATTAAGGTAAAAGAAGAGAATTTTGAACTTTTAGTTTCTGTTGGAGAAATCATAGTAACTGTAAACCATGAAAAACTGGATTCCTTTAAAGAGGAACTAGAAAAAATCCTAAGTGATGCCCTTAACTTCAGATATGATGTTTCAGTAGGTATTTTCACAAAAACAAATATCACTGTTTCAGATTATATGAAATACGGTATAGGATTTGATAAAAGTATTGATCCACGGTTGATTGGAATGGTGGATCCAAGTGCAAAATCCTCAGAAACTGTAAGATTAATAGGTGATTAA
- the mcrA gene encoding coenzyme-B sulfoethylthiotransferase subunit alpha, with the protein MDEKKLFAKALKGKFDEDPNENHTNFYCFGGWEQSARKKEFNAEAEKLMEERGGVPFYNPDIGVPLGQRKLMAYKISGTDSYVEGDDLHFINNAAIQQLLDDIKRTVIVGMDTGHAVLEKRLGVEVTPETINEYMETINHALPGGAVVQEHMVEVNPGLVGDCYAKIFTGDDNLADELDKRVLIDINKEFPEEQAEMLKKYVGKKTYQVSRVPTAVVRSCDGGTVSRWSAMQIGMSFISAYKLCAGEAAIADFSYAAKHADVIGMGAILPSRRARGPNEPGGIQFGVLADMIQTSRVSEDPAKVSLEVIAAGAAIYDQIWLGSYMSGGVGFTQYATAAYTDDILDDFLYYGKEYVEDKFGLCQAKADMDVVKDITTEVTLYGMEQYEIPTLLESHFGGSQRAAVAAAAAGCSTAFATGNSNAGINGWYLSQILHKEVHSRLGFYGYDLQDQCGASNSLSVRSDEGLIHELRGPNYPNYAMNVGHQPEYAGIAQAPHAARGDAFCVNPLIKIAFADKNLTFDFTAPRECIAKGALREFLPSGERDLISPAN; encoded by the coding sequence ATAGACGAAAAAAAGCTTTTCGCAAAAGCCTTAAAAGGTAAATTTGACGAAGACCCAAATGAAAATCACACCAACTTTTACTGCTTCGGCGGTTGGGAACAGTCTGCAAGGAAAAAAGAATTCAATGCAGAAGCTGAAAAACTAATGGAAGAAAGGGGCGGAGTCCCATTCTACAACCCTGATATAGGAGTTCCATTAGGACAAAGGAAATTAATGGCATACAAAATCTCTGGAACAGACTCATATGTTGAAGGAGACGACCTCCACTTTATCAACAACGCAGCTATCCAGCAGCTTTTAGATGATATCAAAAGGACTGTTATTGTAGGTATGGATACCGGTCACGCAGTTCTCGAAAAACGTTTAGGTGTTGAAGTTACTCCAGAAACAATCAATGAATACATGGAAACAATCAACCACGCACTCCCTGGTGGAGCTGTTGTACAGGAACACATGGTAGAAGTAAACCCTGGTCTTGTAGGCGATTGTTACGCTAAAATATTCACTGGAGACGACAACCTCGCTGATGAGCTCGACAAAAGAGTACTCATAGACATAAACAAAGAGTTCCCAGAAGAACAGGCTGAAATGCTCAAAAAATACGTAGGAAAGAAAACATACCAGGTCAGCAGAGTCCCTACAGCAGTAGTTAGATCATGTGACGGTGGTACCGTATCAAGATGGTCTGCAATGCAGATCGGTATGAGTTTCATCTCAGCATACAAACTCTGTGCAGGAGAAGCAGCAATTGCTGATTTCTCATACGCAGCTAAACACGCTGACGTTATCGGAATGGGTGCTATCTTACCATCAAGAAGAGCAAGAGGACCAAACGAACCTGGTGGAATTCAGTTCGGAGTTTTAGCTGATATGATCCAGACCTCCAGAGTATCTGAAGACCCTGCAAAAGTAAGTCTTGAAGTTATAGCTGCTGGTGCAGCAATATACGATCAGATCTGGCTCGGATCTTACATGTCTGGTGGTGTTGGATTCACTCAGTATGCTACCGCAGCATACACTGACGATATACTCGACGACTTCTTATACTACGGTAAAGAATACGTAGAAGATAAATTTGGTTTATGCCAGGCTAAAGCAGATATGGATGTTGTTAAAGACATAACAACTGAAGTAACTCTCTACGGAATGGAACAGTACGAAATTCCAACACTCTTAGAAAGCCACTTTGGTGGATCTCAGAGAGCAGCAGTCGCTGCAGCAGCTGCAGGTTGTTCAACCGCATTTGCAACTGGAAACTCCAACGCTGGAATTAACGGATGGTACTTAAGCCAGATATTACACAAAGAAGTACACAGCAGACTCGGATTCTACGGATACGACCTTCAGGATCAGTGTGGAGCTTCTAACTCCCTATCAGTAAGAAGCGACGAAGGTTTAATCCACGAACTCAGAGGACCTAACTACCCTAACTACGCTATGAACGTAGGTCACCAGCCTGAATACGCTGGAATAGCTCAGGCTCCTCACGCTGCAAGAGGCGACGCTTTCTGTGTCAATCCTTTAATTAAAATTGCATTTGCAGATAAAAACTTAACATTTGACTTTACTGCACCAAGAGAATGCATTGCTAAAGGAGCACTCAGAGAGTTCTTACCTAGCGGAGAAAGGGATTTAATTTCCCCTGCAAACTAA
- a CDS encoding flavodoxin family protein, protein MINSSPNKDKGNTALILHPFLEGIKEEGAEVEIYCTNDLNIQPCKGEVSCWMKTPGKCILDDDMRWLAPKAIKADILVLATPVYCDGINTYMQMFLERLLPRAMPSIELRKGHTRHPHREITHGKLALVSSCGLWEMDNFDAVLSHIKAYCRNADLEFAGALLRPHALFLKRMLEQGAPVKDIIETARESGRQLIKEGKISISMQDTVSRPLVSKDKFMQIFNHGIKRLQND, encoded by the coding sequence GTGATTAATTCAAGTCCAAATAAAGATAAAGGAAATACGGCACTGATTCTACATCCATTTTTGGAGGGAATAAAAGAAGAAGGGGCTGAGGTAGAAATTTATTGCACTAATGACCTCAACATCCAGCCATGTAAAGGTGAAGTCAGCTGCTGGATGAAAACTCCGGGTAAATGCATTCTGGACGACGACATGCGTTGGCTTGCGCCTAAGGCGATCAAGGCGGATATCCTTGTCTTAGCCACACCGGTGTACTGTGATGGAATTAATACGTATATGCAGATGTTTTTAGAGAGATTACTGCCCCGAGCAATGCCATCCATCGAGCTGAGAAAAGGCCACACGAGACATCCTCACAGGGAAATAACACATGGTAAACTGGCACTTGTATCCAGTTGTGGCTTGTGGGAGATGGATAACTTCGACGCAGTGCTTTCTCATATCAAAGCTTATTGCAGAAACGCTGATCTTGAGTTTGCAGGGGCTCTTCTCAGACCCCATGCTTTGTTTCTTAAGCGCATGCTGGAGCAGGGGGCACCTGTAAAAGATATCATTGAAACGGCCAGGGAATCTGGCCGCCAGTTAATTAAAGAAGGTAAAATCTCTATCAGTATGCAGGATACTGTCAGCAGGCCACTTGTATCAAAGGATAAGTTTATGCAAATATTTAATCATGGCATAAAAAGGCTTCAAAACGATTAA
- the mcrD gene encoding methyl-coenzyme M reductase operon protein D, which yields MDIEIFPHRYLSADTTENLLKDIDEIEGVKRIVLQGQRLPPAESGHPDRRVITLKGQEIDLQVKTGRVLMEIEAEPVMDEVRDVCENHLPFGFNIHVGTYIRRQKTVTDKLKYGEKLGEIPDEIIGLTDQNAQLSERVKILKRD from the coding sequence ATGGACATTGAAATTTTCCCGCACAGGTATTTGAGCGCTGATACAACTGAAAATTTGTTAAAAGACATTGATGAAATTGAAGGCGTCAAAAGAATAGTTTTACAAGGACAAAGGCTCCCTCCAGCTGAAAGCGGACATCCTGACCGTAGGGTTATAACTCTTAAAGGCCAGGAAATTGATTTACAGGTTAAAACAGGCAGAGTTCTGATGGAAATCGAAGCAGAACCAGTTATGGATGAAGTAAGGGACGTATGTGAAAATCATCTACCCTTTGGATTCAATATACACGTCGGAACGTATATCCGAAGGCAAAAAACTGTTACTGATAAGTTAAAGTATGGAGAGAAATTGGGCGAAATTCCTGATGAAATTATTGGTTTAACTGATCAAAATGCACAGCTCAGCGAAAGAGTCAAAATACTTAAAAGGGATTAA